In Gadus macrocephalus chromosome 11, ASM3116895v1, a single genomic region encodes these proteins:
- the LOC132467786 gene encoding myelin-associated glycoprotein-like isoform X1, whose amino-acid sequence MLEYMFELKEDSVKNMERSIFILLLWCHLQGVGGQSWTVSLPPSVKGLQGSCVRIPCSFRVAPGYETYLDHTCEAQWLKDFRRDPVFDSSLEGYPNLYQGALVGNLLNGDCTTIFYNLPAFQSKLFFRINCPNFLKFQYTTGVVVEVKDAWKLDLNPKGRVEAVEGRPVMLSCSAQILCPHQPTLSWTPSLGDAQETVEDELVTSVLTFNASALHHRQRITCSSLYKRHTGLSDASFEQYLTIKVLYRPDNVSVEWPSSPVQEGSYVRLSCKGSANPPADRYAWYRSRLNPGTDQGPSEGPLGFSRSINVSVSADAQYFCEVGNPYGAKNTSLTRMVVHCESTTMSHARLQNVSSSWVPST is encoded by the exons ATGCTGGAGTACATGTTTG AACTGAAAGAAGATTCTGTTAAGAACATGGAGAGATCCATTTTTATCCTCCTCCTATGGTGTCATCTCCAAG GCGTCGGAGGCCAGAGCTGGACCGTGTCTCTGCCCCCGAGTGTGAAGGGTCTGCAGGGTTCCTGTGTGAGGATCCCCTGCAGTTTCAGGGTGGCGCCGGGATATGAAACTTACCTGGACCATACATGTGAAGCCCAATGGTTAAAAGATTTTAGGCGAGACCCAGTGTTTGACTCCAGCCTCGAAGGATATCCAAACCTCTACCAGGGAGCGCTGGTGGGCAATCTCCTGAACGGAGACTGCACAACCATCTTCTACAACCTCCCCGCCTTCCAATCCAAGCTTTTCTTCAGAATAAATTGTCCAAACTTTCTCAAATTCCAATACACTACTGGCGTTGTGGTCGAAGTTAAAG ATGCATGGAAACTGGACTTGAATCCAAAAGGCCGAGTGGAGGCTGTTGAAGGCAGGCCAGTCATGCTTTCCTGCTCCGCTCAGATACTCTGTCCTCACCAACCCACGCTGTCATGGACACCAAGCCTTGGAGACGCCCAGGAGACAGTGGAAGATGAGCTTGTGACCTCTGTGCTGACCTTCAATGCCTCCGCGCTTCACCATCGACAGAGGAtcacctgctcctccctctaCAAGCGCCACACAGGACTAAGCGACGCCTCCTTCGAACAATATTTGACCATCAAGGTTTTGT ACCGTCCGGACAACGTATCGGTGGAGTGGCCGTCCAGCCCGGTGCAGGAGGGAAGCTATGTGCGTCTGAGCTGCAAAGGCTCCGCCAACCCCCCAGCGGACCGCTACGCCTGGTATCGCTCCCGACTGAACCCAGGAACCGATCAGGGGCCCTCTGAGGGGCCCCTGGGTTTCAGTCGGTCCATCAACGTGTCGGTCTCTGCAGACGCTCAGTACTTCTGTGAAGTGGGGAACCCTTACGGAGCGAAGAACACCAGCCTGACCCGGATGGTCGTCCACTGTGAGTCCACCACCATGAGCCATGCCCGGTTGCAGAATGTTTCTAGCTCCTGGGTGCCTTCAACTTAA
- the LOC132467786 gene encoding myelin-associated glycoprotein-like isoform X2 — translation MERSIFILLLWCHLQGVGGQSWTVSLPPSVKGLQGSCVRIPCSFRVAPGYETYLDHTCEAQWLKDFRRDPVFDSSLEGYPNLYQGALVGNLLNGDCTTIFYNLPAFQSKLFFRINCPNFLKFQYTTGVVVEVKDAWKLDLNPKGRVEAVEGRPVMLSCSAQILCPHQPTLSWTPSLGDAQETVEDELVTSVLTFNASALHHRQRITCSSLYKRHTGLSDASFEQYLTIKVLYRPDNVSVEWPSSPVQEGSYVRLSCKGSANPPADRYAWYRSRLNPGTDQGPSEGPLGFSRSINVSVSADAQYFCEVGNPYGAKNTSLTRMVVHCESTTMSHARLQNVSSSWVPST, via the exons ATGGAGAGATCCATTTTTATCCTCCTCCTATGGTGTCATCTCCAAG GCGTCGGAGGCCAGAGCTGGACCGTGTCTCTGCCCCCGAGTGTGAAGGGTCTGCAGGGTTCCTGTGTGAGGATCCCCTGCAGTTTCAGGGTGGCGCCGGGATATGAAACTTACCTGGACCATACATGTGAAGCCCAATGGTTAAAAGATTTTAGGCGAGACCCAGTGTTTGACTCCAGCCTCGAAGGATATCCAAACCTCTACCAGGGAGCGCTGGTGGGCAATCTCCTGAACGGAGACTGCACAACCATCTTCTACAACCTCCCCGCCTTCCAATCCAAGCTTTTCTTCAGAATAAATTGTCCAAACTTTCTCAAATTCCAATACACTACTGGCGTTGTGGTCGAAGTTAAAG ATGCATGGAAACTGGACTTGAATCCAAAAGGCCGAGTGGAGGCTGTTGAAGGCAGGCCAGTCATGCTTTCCTGCTCCGCTCAGATACTCTGTCCTCACCAACCCACGCTGTCATGGACACCAAGCCTTGGAGACGCCCAGGAGACAGTGGAAGATGAGCTTGTGACCTCTGTGCTGACCTTCAATGCCTCCGCGCTTCACCATCGACAGAGGAtcacctgctcctccctctaCAAGCGCCACACAGGACTAAGCGACGCCTCCTTCGAACAATATTTGACCATCAAGGTTTTGT ACCGTCCGGACAACGTATCGGTGGAGTGGCCGTCCAGCCCGGTGCAGGAGGGAAGCTATGTGCGTCTGAGCTGCAAAGGCTCCGCCAACCCCCCAGCGGACCGCTACGCCTGGTATCGCTCCCGACTGAACCCAGGAACCGATCAGGGGCCCTCTGAGGGGCCCCTGGGTTTCAGTCGGTCCATCAACGTGTCGGTCTCTGCAGACGCTCAGTACTTCTGTGAAGTGGGGAACCCTTACGGAGCGAAGAACACCAGCCTGACCCGGATGGTCGTCCACTGTGAGTCCACCACCATGAGCCATGCCCGGTTGCAGAATGTTTCTAGCTCCTGGGTGCCTTCAACTTAA
- the LOC132467788 gene encoding myelin-associated glycoprotein-like yields the protein MCGGLYYCLAGNYLGAKESDPVHLDILFAAEILNSSHCVRLPSGVLCSCESQGNPVPTLTWTLDGEAVDHSAHRPIREYQTGNLGVMSVISLPQSDKDPPTVMCLSNNSMGDNRLELNFAFSKSESDWAAFHTISLLIGLTAGSLVMMLLCTLFHMTLSRKKRDQLSENTNHRNPSELALALVEEAEVVYGNNAVLDAVGGKEEELQYVDLSFILLQALPAANPGVDLIRGMDSKTDEYAEIRPHPTGSGEGEPQEEEVYAECVSYGQTSAREEVMAEGSLIDAKDSETES from the exons ATGTGTGGCGGACTCTACTACTGCCTCGCCGGAAACTACCTCGGAGCGAAAGAGTCGGACCCCGTCCACCTGGACATCCTCT TTGCTGCTGAGATCCTAAACTCCTCCCACTGTGTGAGGCTTCCCTCTGGGGTCCTCTGCTCCTGTGAGAGCCAGGGGAACCCAGTGCCAACGCTGACCTGGACATTGGATGGAGAGGCCGTCGATCACTCTGCACACCGTCCCATCAGGGAGTATCAAACAGGCAACCTGGGAGTCATGAGTGTCATCAGCTTGCCCCAATCAGACAAAGACCCGCCCACTGTCATGTGTCTCAGCAACAACTCTATGGGCGACAACCGCTTGGAGTTAAACTTTGCTTTCTCTAAAAGCGAATCTG ATTGGGCAGCCTTCCACACCATCTCTCTGCTGATTGGCTTGACAGCAGGCTCTTTGGTGATGATGCTGCTCTGCACTCTGTTCCATATGACACTCAGCAG AAAGAAGAGAGACCAGCTATCAGAAAATACAAACCACAGGAACCCTTCTGAACTTGCCTTG GCGCTGGTCGAGGAAGCAGAGGTGGTTTACGGGAACAATGCGGTTCTGGACGCAGTAGGAGGAAAAGAGGAAGAGCTCCAGTACGTTGACCTGAGCTTCATCTTGCTTCAGGCCCTGCCGGCCGCAAACCCCGGAGTGGACTTAATCAGAGGAATGGACTCCAAGACAGATGAGTACGCTGAGATCCGTCCGCACCCCACAGGAAGTGGCGAAGGAGAgccacaggaagaggaagtgtaTGCTGAGTGTGTTTCTTACGGCCAGACGAGCGCCAGAGAGGAGGTCATGGCTGAGGGTTCGCTTATAGACGCAAAGGACTCTGAGACAGAGTCGTAA